The sequence ATCACAGGCCTCGGGAAGCATGCAAATATTACTCCATGTATGTCCTGTCAAGCAGACCAGCAGGAATACCCAGAATGGGCCGTTAGAGCATCAAGTGGATACTAATTTTTCTATGTTCCTAGAACATTCTCTGCTTTTTGTACATTAGCCTCGGTGATTCCATGTCTGGTCGGTATCACAGACTAGGAAATTTTTAGATGGTGATGACCAAGCTTTTGGTGCCATGTTTAAGTTTCTATCGTTTTTATGGTTCTGCCCTATATTGTTAATTTCTTATTGTACAGAATACTGGGAACAACAATTCCAGCGGTATAACCAAGGCGAGAACGTAACCGGCCTGCTGCTCTTGTATCCGGCCTACACTGTCCACTGTCTGGAGGTAAACACGTCACGTGAGGTAGAACATACCTAGAAATATAATCACGGTCCAGCCAGATTCCACGACAACAATAGACTTTTATTCGGTTACTTCATAACCACTCCATGAAGCATAGCATAATCGTCAATGCGTTTCAAGCGGAGAACCTCCCTTACTCAtgacatataccatataccatgagtaagggcggttctccgcttgaaacgcgttgacgattatGCTATGCTTCATGGACAGACAGAGCCAAGTTACGGGGTGATGAGCTGGAATATGTACTTTCTAAAACATACCTAGAAACAGACTGTGGGGCCGCTATGGGGTCTATAGAGAGCCCATCACTGGTGGTTTCCATTACCTTTGTCATTGGTTGACTAAACACTCCCATCTCATGACCCCTTGTCTTGTGAGTCAGAACCAGGAAACATGATTGGAAGTCTGATTTGATTTTGATCTTTACTAGAGATTTTGGTAAATTCAAAACTTATGAGATTTGGTCCCAATAAAATCATTATTGACTGAGAAAAGTTGGATCTCCAGTGTGGGAAAGTTGGAGGAACCAGAACTTAGTTACTGCTGGCAGAAACCTTAAAGGGTTGGTCATCGTGCAGAACCCTCCATAGATAGGGAAAACCAATTTTTGGAATTTCTGGAAAGACTGCCTTTCCAACGTCTCCAACAATAACCAGTGGCACGAGATTTGGTGACCCATATCCATGGTTCTTGAACTCGTAGCTTGGCCTAGGACCCAAGGTCTAGCCAATGAGCGAGAAAAGGATTACATTCAGTACTAGGAGAAGATGTAATACCTATATGTTAGCTCGGAATCACACAGCCCTACCTCCACCATCACGTACAAATTTTCAGTTTATTAAGAAACATTCTTAACAGGACCCCTTTTTTTTTCAGTCGAGCGGAGATGTCCTCTACTGTGTGATCAGGGACCTTCAAAGAATGAAGAAACAAGGAGACAGGTCAGTAGATTCCTGAACACAGGACTTCATACATAATAGATTTCTTTGACAAATAACGCCACCATTGTCCACAGGTTGTGTTTGGTATCACAGCTGTAAAGGTTGACATCAcctcataacattttttttcacccTAACAGGGCGTTCGTTTTGGATCCCAAGATTGTGGTGACATCTCACAACATTTCCAGTCGTTTGTTTAGTCAGTGGAGCTACAAAGTTTTGGATGTTCCCGGTCAGTACTTGGGGGATAAGTTCAGTGAGGAGGCCACGGATGGGATCATCACCGAGTGTCTCACCAAGATACTTAAGATCGGGAAGCACCTGACGAAATACCCCAAGGTCAGCTGATGCTGGAAAATGGACTCTaccataaaaaaattacaaaaacatcTTGGTAACTTGTTACTTTTGTGCCTGTACTTTTCCAGGGCTCCAAAAATATCCCTGACTCTGTTTTTGAAAAGGTCCCGGAGTTGACCATACCTCAGACCTCCATATTACACCTTCTTCAGTGTAAAGATCTGCTGACGCCAGAACA comes from Engystomops pustulosus chromosome 6, aEngPut4.maternal, whole genome shotgun sequence and encodes:
- the LOC140066193 gene encoding testis-expressed protein 47-like isoform X1, whose amino-acid sequence is METGKVRAQSWKSEPTPEKMETSFFHQLLNKRMVLSARDDVKSLLHRLIFVSKISPDLADKRDLGEYWEQQFQRYNQGENVTGLLLLYPAYTVHCLESSGDVLYCVIRDLQRMKKQGDRAFVLDPKIVVTSHNISSRLFSQWSYKVLDVPGQYLGDKFSEEATDGIITECLTKILKIGKHLTKYPKGSKNIPDSVFEKVPELTIPQTSILHLLQCKDLLTPEQFLKMYDSPLNIMLDSDRVWPTPVHLTPLKTRSLQ
- the LOC140066193 gene encoding testis-expressed protein 47-like isoform X2 — protein: METGKVRAQSWKSEPTPEKMETSFFHQLLNKRMVLSARDDVKSLLHRLIFVSKISPDLADKRDLGEYWEQQFQRYNQGENVTGLLLLYPAYTVHCLESSGDVLYCVIRDLQRMKKQGDRAFVLDPKIVVTSHNISSRLFSQWSYKVLDVPGQYLGDKFSEEATDGIITECLTKILKIGKHLTKYPKGSKNIPDSVFEKVPELTIPQTSILHLLQCKDLLTPEQFLKMYDSPLNIMLDSGHVLGSLNPTTV